From one Pseudomonas sp. MYb118 genomic stretch:
- a CDS encoding aromatic alcohol reductase, translated as MHANTSVKIDRILVLGAGELGLAVLRELAQRPAAHVSVMLRAAALDAASASKRQTQEELKTLGVEVVTGDVVNDSEPQLAAIFSGFDTVVSCLGFVAGAGTQLKLARAALQSDIKRYVPWQFGVDYDVIGRGSPQDLFDEQLDVRDLLRHQARVQWLIISTGMFTSFLFEPSFGIVDLDDNTVRALGSWQTAVTVTTAQDIGRLTAAILFDPALINQVVYTAGDTLTYAELADTVDRILGRTVERSEWTVPALKAELAVAPGDAMRKYRAVFAEGRGVAWDKADSYNAQRQIETTTVAQWIEQHLY; from the coding sequence ATGCACGCGAATACCAGCGTAAAAATCGACCGCATTCTCGTTCTTGGCGCCGGTGAGCTTGGCCTGGCCGTGCTTCGCGAACTGGCGCAACGACCGGCCGCCCACGTCAGCGTGATGTTGCGCGCAGCGGCACTCGACGCTGCGTCCGCCAGCAAACGCCAAACCCAGGAAGAGCTGAAAACCCTGGGTGTCGAGGTGGTCACCGGCGATGTGGTCAACGACTCAGAGCCGCAGCTCGCCGCTATATTCAGCGGTTTCGATACCGTGGTCAGTTGCCTGGGCTTCGTCGCCGGCGCTGGCACTCAACTCAAACTGGCTCGTGCGGCATTGCAGTCCGACATCAAGCGCTATGTGCCCTGGCAGTTCGGTGTGGACTACGACGTCATCGGCCGTGGCAGCCCGCAGGATCTGTTCGATGAGCAACTGGATGTGCGCGATCTGTTGCGTCATCAGGCCCGTGTGCAGTGGCTGATCATTTCCACCGGCATGTTCACCAGTTTCCTGTTCGAGCCGAGTTTCGGCATCGTCGACCTGGACGACAACACCGTACGCGCCCTCGGCAGTTGGCAGACCGCCGTGACAGTCACTACCGCGCAAGATATCGGGCGACTGACAGCCGCCATCCTGTTCGACCCGGCGCTGATCAATCAGGTGGTCTACACCGCAGGCGACACCCTCACTTACGCAGAGCTGGCAGACACGGTTGACCGCATCCTAGGCAGAACGGTCGAGCGCAGCGAGTGGACGGTGCCGGCGCTCAAGGCCGAGCTGGCGGTCGCACCTGGCGATGCGATGCGCAAGTATCGAGCGGTATTCGCCGAGGGCAGAGGTGTCGCCTGGGATAAGGCCGATAGCTACAACGCTCAGCGGCAGATCGAAACGACCACTGTTGCCCAATGGATCGAACAGCATCTGTACTGA
- a CDS encoding ABATE domain-containing protein, producing the protein MSTSPIELPKPLILADHPALDLLNTQMMVDGQRRDLLDSDADAATWLEQIGFGPANEMALSDGQLLVRLRMLRDCIEDLLAARQANRVADPAALNGFLLHAVPQLVWDEAGTPQLDRFRQGDTASQRLGRLAYTAAELLAEGDFTLVRKCESADCSLMFYDRTKSHKRRWCSMALCGNRHKVAEFRKRRQGVAD; encoded by the coding sequence ATGAGCACCTCTCCCATCGAACTGCCCAAGCCCTTGATACTTGCCGACCACCCCGCGCTGGACCTGCTGAATACGCAAATGATGGTCGACGGCCAGCGGCGCGACTTGCTTGACAGCGATGCCGATGCGGCGACGTGGCTGGAGCAGATCGGCTTTGGACCGGCGAACGAAATGGCGCTGAGCGACGGGCAATTGCTCGTCCGATTGCGCATGTTGCGCGACTGCATCGAAGACCTGCTCGCCGCTCGCCAGGCAAATCGCGTGGCGGATCCAGCGGCGCTCAATGGCTTTCTGTTGCACGCAGTGCCGCAACTGGTGTGGGATGAAGCGGGCACGCCGCAGCTCGATCGCTTCCGCCAGGGCGACACCGCCAGCCAGCGCCTTGGCCGTCTGGCCTACACCGCCGCCGAGTTGTTGGCCGAGGGCGATTTCACCCTCGTACGCAAATGCGAAAGCGCAGACTGCTCGCTGATGTTTTACGATCGCACCAAGTCGCACAAACGACGCTGGTGCAGCATGGCGCTGTGCGGAAACCGGCATAAGGTCGCCGAGTTCCGCAAGCGGCGTCAGGGGGTTGCAGACTAA
- a CDS encoding alpha/beta fold hydrolase, translating into MTTFHQVAYKFVEADGVKVFYREAGAPDAPVLLLLHGFPSSSHQFRDLIPLLADKYRLIAPDLPGFGFTEVTAQRNYRYTFDAIGETIRQFVDVLDLKRYAMYFFDYGAPTGLRLALAYPERVSAIISQNGNAYLEGLGDAWAPIRQYWADPSPANRQVINDAILHLEGTRWQYVEGVSNPDVIAPEAYYLDALLLERPGNKNIQLDLFYDYQNNLKLYSAFQQFFRDTKVPTLAIWGKGDPFFIPPGAEAYKRDNPNAVVELLDTGHFALETHVEHIAQRIVEVVGNHIN; encoded by the coding sequence ATGACTACATTCCACCAGGTTGCCTACAAGTTCGTCGAAGCCGATGGCGTGAAGGTTTTCTACCGCGAAGCGGGCGCTCCGGATGCTCCGGTGCTGTTGCTGTTGCACGGCTTCCCCAGCTCTTCGCACCAGTTCCGCGACCTGATTCCGCTGCTGGCGGACAAGTACCGACTGATCGCGCCAGACCTGCCCGGTTTCGGCTTCACCGAGGTGACGGCGCAGCGCAATTACCGCTACACCTTCGATGCCATCGGCGAGACGATTCGCCAGTTCGTCGATGTGCTGGATCTCAAGCGCTATGCGATGTACTTCTTCGATTACGGCGCGCCCACCGGCCTGCGCCTGGCGCTGGCCTATCCGGAACGGGTGAGCGCGATCATTTCGCAGAACGGCAATGCTTATCTGGAAGGCCTGGGGGACGCCTGGGCACCGATACGCCAATACTGGGCAGACCCGTCGCCGGCCAATCGTCAGGTGATCAACGATGCCATCCTGCATCTGGAGGGCACTCGCTGGCAGTACGTGGAAGGGGTAAGCAATCCAGATGTTATCGCCCCCGAGGCTTACTATCTGGATGCGCTGCTGCTGGAGCGGCCGGGTAACAAGAACATTCAGCTCGATCTGTTCTACGACTACCAGAACAACCTGAAGCTGTACTCGGCGTTTCAGCAGTTCTTCCGCGATACGAAGGTGCCGACGTTGGCGATCTGGGGCAAGGGGGACCCTTTCTTCATTCCGCCAGGGGCTGAGGCCTACAAACGCGACAATCCGAATGCCGTGGTGGAGTTGCTGGATACGGGGCACTTTGCGCTGGAGACCCACGTCGAGCATATCGCTCAGCGAATTGTCGAGGTGGTGGGCAACCACATCAACTGA
- a CDS encoding alpha/beta hydrolase family protein, which translates to MKTALGALLLIGLSATTLADTHPIGFSTATLADPQRPLDMVVWYPASTTAPAQLIDDNPVFVSASAVRDAPPTSGEHPLVVLSHGYRGNWSNQMWLASALAERGFIVAAVNHPGSTTHDRSPQAAAQLWQRPVDLRRAIEAVIAQPEHFGSVSPARIAVVGHSLGGWTAMEIAGVRFDPERFDRDCKVHAKLSSCSVYQQMNTASTPQARAQLAADMRYKAVTAVVSLDLGLSRGMTDTSLAALTVPTLVIAAGAPSEDLPAQLESANLVKRLPRATTRYVEISDATHFSFMSICKPGAIEMLEEDAPGDGIICRDGDKARPRELIQQQVVTLVSDFLATPKP; encoded by the coding sequence TTGAAAACTGCTCTCGGCGCCTTGCTGCTGATTGGACTGTCTGCCACCACACTGGCTGACACCCACCCCATCGGCTTCTCCACCGCAACCCTTGCGGACCCGCAACGCCCCCTGGATATGGTCGTCTGGTACCCCGCCTCCACCACCGCGCCAGCACAATTGATCGACGACAATCCGGTCTTCGTCAGTGCTTCTGCCGTACGTGATGCGCCGCCTACGTCCGGCGAACATCCGCTGGTCGTGCTTTCCCACGGTTATCGGGGCAACTGGAGCAACCAGATGTGGCTGGCAAGTGCCTTGGCCGAACGGGGCTTCATCGTCGCGGCGGTCAACCATCCCGGCAGCACCACCCACGACCGCAGCCCGCAGGCTGCTGCGCAATTGTGGCAGCGACCGGTTGACCTGCGTCGCGCGATCGAGGCCGTGATCGCGCAGCCGGAGCACTTTGGCTCAGTCTCGCCTGCGCGAATTGCCGTAGTCGGTCACTCGCTCGGTGGCTGGACAGCCATGGAAATCGCCGGCGTCCGTTTCGACCCCGAGCGCTTTGACCGGGACTGCAAGGTCCATGCAAAACTGTCCAGTTGCAGCGTTTACCAGCAAATGAATACTGCCAGTACCCCGCAAGCAAGGGCCCAACTGGCTGCCGACATGCGTTACAAGGCGGTCACGGCGGTCGTTTCGCTGGATCTGGGCTTGTCTCGCGGCATGACTGATACGAGCCTCGCCGCGCTCACCGTACCGACGCTGGTGATTGCCGCCGGAGCGCCCTCCGAAGATCTGCCAGCGCAACTGGAATCGGCCAACCTGGTTAAACGCCTGCCACGGGCTACTACGCGTTATGTCGAGATCAGCGACGCCACCCACTTCAGTTTCATGTCGATCTGCAAACCCGGAGCGATCGAGATGCTCGAGGAGGACGCCCCAGGCGACGGCATCATTTGTCGCGACGGCGATAAGGCGCGTCCACGCGAGCTGATCCAGCAGCAAGTTGTGACGCTGGTTAGCGATTTTCTGGCAACACCAAAGCCATGA
- a CDS encoding GNAT family N-acetyltransferase, with protein MDVELAHKIEAAESEYLRSRVESLAEISGNPYGARVFFNADFPCFQVKASPSPMFNRIYGDIASDPLAMLKLLNESAERSAVTPLIGKSSALEQCVVLGEARLERLRGWTHLQLVCAIEKVVLSRHSFEIEEVTPNTLALFAEVHAGGFHTKPEHRLLNQASFAGQMSDGRLKIYVLKAQGVVVAGAAMYLASNGITYLGTAATRKDARGYGCHGALISHRIEQAKKHGCQWVAATALASSQSRRNLERAGLTASHAQALYRLADS; from the coding sequence ATGGATGTTGAACTGGCTCATAAGATTGAGGCCGCAGAAAGCGAGTATTTACGTTCGCGCGTTGAGAGTCTGGCAGAAATCAGCGGAAATCCTTATGGGGCACGTGTTTTTTTCAACGCGGACTTTCCGTGCTTTCAAGTGAAAGCATCGCCTAGCCCAATGTTCAACCGCATCTACGGTGACATCGCCAGCGATCCCTTGGCCATGTTGAAATTGCTCAATGAGTCAGCGGAGCGATCGGCTGTAACCCCACTTATCGGAAAATCTTCGGCGTTGGAGCAATGCGTTGTTTTGGGCGAAGCACGGCTTGAGCGTTTGAGGGGCTGGACTCATCTGCAATTAGTTTGCGCCATTGAAAAAGTGGTATTGAGTCGTCACTCATTCGAAATTGAAGAGGTCACGCCGAATACTCTGGCTCTATTCGCAGAAGTGCATGCGGGTGGCTTTCATACCAAGCCGGAGCATCGGCTGCTGAATCAGGCTTCCTTTGCAGGGCAGATGTCTGACGGACGTCTGAAAATCTACGTCTTGAAAGCGCAAGGCGTGGTGGTAGCAGGGGCTGCGATGTACTTGGCCAGCAATGGCATCACCTACCTTGGAACGGCGGCAACCCGAAAGGATGCCCGGGGCTACGGCTGCCACGGAGCCCTGATTTCTCACCGAATAGAGCAAGCAAAGAAGCATGGCTGCCAGTGGGTCGCTGCAACCGCGCTGGCCAGCTCCCAAAGCCGCCGAAATCTGGAGCGTGCCGGGTTAACGGCATCCCATGCTCAAGCGCTATACCGTCTGGCAGATAGCTGA
- a CDS encoding aldo/keto reductase, whose amino-acid sequence MNIMNKSFSINAAVNIPAIGFGTYLITKDDVAAAVRSAIGVGYRHMDTAAVYDNEAGVGEGIRAGIKDNGLSRDDIFVTTKLWPGASEWGETAKTEVQTLAECEMSLKRLGLDYVDLYLIHSPHGGSQRVNQWRALVKLKQAGKVRSIGVSNFTEAHIEEIRAAGLPMPEANQIELHPWSQKPQLIAYMKQHGIAPIAYSSLAPLSTWRTGQDSAKPEDLKAGDNFFAVLAAKYGVTEAQLLLRWGIQNGYAVLPKSLNPVRMRQNLELDGFAIDDADMEAIIKMDRGGGIAWSMGDPTKVI is encoded by the coding sequence ATGAATATCATGAATAAATCATTCTCCATTAACGCCGCTGTCAACATACCGGCTATTGGGTTCGGCACCTACTTGATCACCAAGGACGACGTTGCAGCGGCCGTGCGCTCTGCAATTGGAGTCGGCTACAGGCATATGGATACTGCCGCTGTTTACGACAACGAAGCGGGCGTAGGAGAAGGGATTCGAGCAGGCATCAAAGATAACGGTCTCTCTCGTGACGATATCTTCGTAACCACCAAGTTATGGCCAGGCGCCTCGGAATGGGGCGAAACCGCCAAAACCGAAGTGCAAACCCTCGCTGAATGTGAGATGAGCCTTAAACGCCTCGGCCTGGATTATGTTGACCTCTATTTGATCCATTCCCCACATGGCGGAAGCCAGCGCGTCAATCAGTGGCGTGCACTTGTAAAGCTGAAGCAGGCTGGCAAAGTACGCAGCATTGGAGTAAGCAACTTCACCGAGGCCCATATCGAGGAGATTCGAGCAGCCGGCCTACCCATGCCAGAAGCCAATCAGATTGAGCTTCACCCCTGGTCACAAAAGCCGCAACTGATCGCTTACATGAAGCAGCATGGTATTGCTCCTATTGCCTACAGCAGTCTCGCACCGCTTTCCACATGGCGTACCGGGCAAGACAGCGCCAAGCCAGAGGACCTGAAGGCTGGAGACAACTTTTTTGCGGTCTTGGCGGCGAAGTATGGAGTTACTGAGGCCCAGCTTCTCTTGCGCTGGGGCATCCAGAACGGGTACGCAGTTCTTCCCAAAAGCCTAAATCCAGTTCGTATGCGTCAAAACCTCGAACTGGACGGTTTTGCAATCGACGATGCCGACATGGAGGCGATTATCAAGATGGATCGCGGCGGTGGTATCGCTTGGTCCATGGGCGATCCAACAAAAGTGATTTGA
- a CDS encoding DUF1330 domain-containing protein, which produces MTAEQPGYLVGNFTVIDPQLMAEYSQKATPLVQKYGGVVEIMASGLNPVEGEAQPVFVVIRFPSLKDATDFYQAPDYAPIKELRIKATTGGFLSLISGLPINL; this is translated from the coding sequence ATGACTGCTGAACAACCCGGTTACCTAGTTGGCAATTTTACTGTGATTGATCCGCAATTAATGGCCGAGTACAGCCAAAAGGCAACCCCACTCGTGCAGAAGTACGGCGGGGTCGTTGAAATCATGGCATCCGGCCTCAACCCGGTCGAAGGTGAAGCACAGCCTGTGTTCGTGGTTATTCGCTTCCCTAGCCTGAAGGACGCCACAGACTTCTACCAAGCACCCGACTATGCCCCGATCAAAGAATTGCGGATCAAAGCTACAACTGGCGGATTTCTTTCGCTTATTTCGGGATTACCGATCAACCTGTAA
- a CDS encoding quinone oxidoreductase, whose amino-acid sequence MQRVIVQALGGPEQLVLERGSNVQRPGAGEVLVDVEAAGVNFLDINLRKGLGVHAVSTPFTPGLEGVGRVRKAGGNVPFSVGQRVAWVNVPNSYASQIVVPAELIVPVPDSFSVSQSLLFQALTAQYLATEYRSVQPGDRVLVQAAAGGVGQLLVQWLKHLGAWVVGTVSSDDKADVARACGADEVINYGRDYQFLDELLLVTNGKGVDLAFDSVGAATFVNTVKGLARGGMAVCCGISSGPAPAISPAELTTACTRVAAGSVFSYIAEPLEFKRRAASVIEGIEAGWLRMPNAKSYAISRAADAHRDIESRLTHGKLYLSP is encoded by the coding sequence ATGCAACGAGTCATCGTGCAAGCGCTGGGAGGGCCTGAGCAATTGGTTCTCGAAAGGGGCTCCAATGTTCAGCGACCCGGTGCTGGTGAAGTGCTTGTGGATGTGGAAGCTGCGGGCGTTAATTTTCTCGACATAAATCTACGAAAAGGATTGGGGGTTCATGCAGTCTCCACACCTTTTACTCCAGGTCTTGAGGGGGTCGGACGCGTACGCAAGGCTGGTGGTAACGTCCCATTCTCAGTAGGCCAGCGTGTGGCGTGGGTCAACGTCCCGAACTCCTATGCAAGCCAGATCGTAGTGCCGGCAGAATTGATTGTGCCGGTGCCAGACTCCTTCAGTGTCTCTCAATCCCTACTGTTTCAAGCCTTAACGGCTCAGTACCTGGCCACAGAATATCGCTCTGTCCAACCAGGTGATCGCGTGCTGGTTCAAGCGGCGGCGGGAGGTGTTGGGCAATTGCTGGTGCAGTGGCTCAAGCATCTGGGGGCTTGGGTAGTAGGTACAGTTTCAAGCGACGATAAGGCCGACGTTGCGAGAGCATGCGGGGCAGATGAAGTCATTAACTATGGCCGTGATTACCAGTTCCTGGATGAGCTATTACTGGTGACCAACGGCAAAGGGGTCGATCTAGCGTTCGACTCTGTGGGAGCTGCTACCTTCGTCAACACCGTGAAAGGGCTTGCGCGAGGTGGGATGGCTGTCTGCTGTGGGATTTCCTCGGGCCCTGCACCTGCAATATCTCCAGCAGAATTAACTACCGCTTGTACGCGCGTCGCTGCGGGATCGGTCTTCAGTTACATCGCGGAGCCGTTGGAGTTCAAGAGGCGCGCTGCCAGCGTCATCGAAGGCATTGAGGCTGGCTGGCTACGTATGCCCAACGCTAAGTCATATGCAATCAGCCGAGCAGCCGATGCACATCGTGATATCGAAAGTCGTCTCACTCACGGCAAGCTCTATCTCTCGCCCTGA
- a CDS encoding NAD(P)H-dependent oxidoreductase — MKTLVITSHPYPDQSRVIKALQETAEQFPNVTVRNLESIYGQQLTGFDLAAEQAAHEAAERIVFLFPIHWFNLTPMLKAYLNEVWTYGWAFGPEGQALQGKAMQVVVSTGATQYTLSHEGLVQSTIEEVLTPMKASALYVGMTYLPPVAFHEALGASEQKIESFQQRLSETLAS, encoded by the coding sequence ATGAAAACGCTTGTAATTACCTCTCACCCTTATCCAGACCAATCGCGGGTTATCAAAGCGCTCCAGGAGACTGCGGAACAGTTCCCGAACGTGACGGTGCGCAATCTGGAGTCGATTTATGGCCAACAGCTGACTGGTTTTGATCTTGCTGCCGAGCAGGCCGCTCATGAGGCAGCGGAACGCATCGTGTTCCTGTTTCCGATCCATTGGTTCAACCTGACGCCCATGCTCAAGGCCTACCTGAACGAGGTCTGGACTTATGGCTGGGCGTTTGGTCCTGAAGGCCAAGCCTTGCAAGGTAAGGCTATGCAGGTGGTGGTATCGACCGGCGCAACTCAATACACACTCTCACACGAAGGGCTTGTGCAAAGTACGATTGAGGAGGTGCTGACTCCGATGAAGGCCAGTGCACTTTATGTCGGCATGACCTACCTGCCACCGGTGGCCTTCCATGAAGCGCTCGGCGCCTCGGAGCAGAAGATTGAGAGCTTTCAACAAAGGCTCTCCGAGACACTGGCGAGCTAA
- a CDS encoding LysR family transcriptional regulator, whose amino-acid sequence MDSSQRVRAILSFVHAADAGSFASAARALGVSSAAVGKNIAGLEKALGVRLINRTTRTMNLTEEGQAFLYQARIGLEALDLAAQAAVAQSATPVGSVRISTSVGFGREQLTPVLPGLLEKYPGLSVEIDFDDRVIDLVHDGYDIALRGGRIADSSLVSRPICDFKRVLVAAPSYLTRYGTPRQPKDLVGHKLLTRRFLGGRLVPWEFRTDEGGIITFDTRSAIMTLSSPEAITHAAVAGAGIATIGVHHAWRHLLTGQLKVLLLDSHDPGGFEMTLQYPHRALVPPRVRVTVDYLLEEFAKLEELHVPFSTLNDYQA is encoded by the coding sequence ATGGACTCTTCACAGCGTGTTCGCGCCATCCTCTCGTTCGTTCACGCTGCTGATGCGGGGAGCTTCGCTTCAGCGGCCAGGGCGCTAGGCGTTTCGTCTGCTGCCGTGGGCAAAAACATTGCAGGCCTGGAAAAAGCGTTAGGGGTGCGTCTCATCAATCGCACCACTCGAACCATGAACCTCACCGAGGAGGGCCAGGCTTTCCTGTATCAGGCGAGAATAGGACTTGAGGCGCTTGATTTGGCTGCACAAGCGGCTGTAGCCCAGAGCGCCACGCCTGTGGGGAGTGTGAGGATTTCTACCAGCGTCGGTTTCGGACGTGAACAACTGACGCCCGTGCTTCCTGGATTGTTGGAGAAGTATCCAGGTTTGTCTGTGGAGATCGATTTCGATGACCGAGTCATTGACCTCGTTCATGATGGCTACGACATCGCGCTAAGAGGAGGACGGATTGCCGACTCTTCGCTCGTTTCCCGTCCTATCTGCGACTTCAAGCGCGTGCTGGTCGCTGCACCCAGCTACCTCACTCGGTATGGTACTCCGCGTCAACCGAAGGATCTCGTCGGGCACAAGCTCTTGACCCGACGTTTTTTAGGAGGCCGCTTGGTGCCTTGGGAGTTTAGAACTGATGAAGGCGGCATCATCACTTTCGACACCCGCTCAGCCATCATGACGCTATCTTCTCCGGAAGCGATCACCCATGCCGCCGTCGCAGGCGCCGGAATTGCCACCATTGGCGTTCATCATGCTTGGCGGCATTTGCTTACCGGCCAGCTCAAGGTTCTTTTACTGGATTCGCACGACCCAGGCGGCTTCGAGATGACATTGCAGTATCCCCACCGAGCGCTCGTACCACCACGGGTCCGTGTCACCGTGGACTATCTACTGGAGGAATTCGCCAAGCTTGAAGAACTGCACGTGCCTTTTTCTACCCTGAACGACTATCAAGCTTAA
- a CDS encoding SDR family oxidoreductase, protein MMNTEVSGKVCIITGASSGLGQALARLLAAQGAMLAIGARREDRITALADELRETGAQVVAMVTDVTKRSDVEALVEAAKSAFGRVDVLINNAGVMPLSLLADGKIEEWEQTVDVNLKGVLYGIGAVLPIMQAQRAGHVVNIASTAGHRVIPTSAVYSATKHAVRALSEGFRQEVAEFNIRSTIISPGAMSSELLDGISDEALASQLRENIVSYMSPDDVAEAVIFAISRPANIGINEILVRPTLQKS, encoded by the coding sequence ATGATGAATACAGAAGTCAGCGGAAAGGTGTGCATTATCACAGGGGCTAGCAGCGGTCTTGGTCAGGCGCTGGCACGCTTACTGGCGGCTCAAGGCGCAATGTTGGCCATAGGTGCTCGCCGCGAGGATCGTATTACTGCACTCGCTGATGAACTGAGAGAGACAGGTGCACAGGTGGTGGCCATGGTCACGGACGTCACGAAGCGCTCAGACGTAGAAGCGCTTGTCGAAGCTGCCAAGAGTGCTTTTGGGCGCGTTGATGTCCTCATCAATAATGCGGGCGTGATGCCGCTGTCGTTGCTGGCAGATGGCAAGATTGAGGAGTGGGAGCAAACAGTTGATGTAAATCTTAAAGGTGTTCTCTACGGAATCGGTGCTGTACTGCCCATCATGCAGGCCCAGCGTGCTGGTCACGTTGTCAATATTGCCTCTACAGCAGGTCATCGCGTTATTCCCACCAGTGCAGTGTATTCGGCAACAAAACACGCGGTCAGGGCTCTCTCAGAAGGTTTCCGCCAAGAAGTCGCAGAGTTCAACATTCGCTCCACTATTATTTCTCCGGGCGCCATGTCGAGTGAGCTGTTGGACGGTATTTCTGACGAAGCTCTGGCATCGCAGCTTCGCGAAAATATCGTGTCTTATATGTCCCCAGATGATGTGGCCGAAGCTGTCATTTTTGCGATCAGTCGGCCCGCGAACATTGGCATCAATGAGATACTGGTTCGTCCAACATTGCAGAAGTCTTGA
- a CDS encoding LysR family transcriptional regulator, which translates to MNRDELADLSSFAIVAQERSFTRAAVRLNISQSALSHTIKRLEDRLELRLLDRSTRKVSLTPAGERLLGTLAPALEDIASELSNLAGLRQSPGGTIRVTAPGHAARSIIMPQILRLTEQYPDLSVELTEDVSLPDIIGARFDAGVRIGEHLAQDVIAIPISPPLRLAIVAVPEFWRKHQIPKSPRDLPSDKCISYRRPSTGRVYEWEFSKDGVALSISPSGRLCFNTSALVLHASLSGHGIACVLEDEAEEHIQSGRLVRVLEDWCEAFPGYHLYYGSRRHNVAALKLLVEALRYDRGSQPAG; encoded by the coding sequence ATGAACCGAGATGAATTGGCAGATCTCAGCTCGTTCGCCATTGTGGCGCAAGAACGAAGCTTCACCCGTGCGGCAGTACGGCTGAACATTTCTCAATCGGCGCTGAGCCACACCATCAAGCGTCTCGAAGATCGTCTTGAGCTGCGATTGCTGGATCGCTCAACCCGCAAGGTTTCGCTCACCCCAGCCGGAGAGCGCCTTCTGGGAACGCTGGCACCGGCTCTCGAAGACATCGCTTCTGAACTGTCAAATCTTGCTGGGCTTCGTCAAAGCCCTGGGGGAACAATTCGCGTGACCGCACCAGGTCACGCGGCCAGGTCGATAATAATGCCGCAGATCCTGCGGCTGACTGAGCAATACCCCGACCTGTCAGTGGAGCTGACAGAGGATGTGTCCCTACCGGACATCATTGGTGCCCGATTTGATGCGGGCGTGCGTATCGGCGAGCACCTCGCGCAGGATGTTATTGCTATCCCTATCAGCCCGCCCTTGAGGCTCGCCATCGTGGCGGTTCCGGAGTTCTGGAGAAAGCACCAAATACCGAAATCACCTCGTGATCTCCCAAGCGATAAGTGCATCAGTTACAGACGCCCTTCCACCGGCAGGGTTTATGAGTGGGAGTTTTCCAAGGATGGGGTCGCCCTCTCGATCAGTCCCTCGGGGCGCCTGTGTTTCAACACGTCGGCCTTAGTCCTACACGCTTCGTTATCTGGGCACGGTATTGCCTGCGTGCTTGAGGATGAGGCAGAGGAGCACATTCAATCTGGACGCCTGGTCCGAGTTCTAGAAGACTGGTGTGAGGCTTTTCCGGGTTACCACCTCTACTACGGTAGTCGCCGACATAACGTTGCCGCGCTCAAGCTGCTGGTGGAGGCGCTTCGCTATGACCGAGGGTCGCAACCGGCGGGATAG
- a CDS encoding PaaI family thioesterase: MSDASVLSALIAVNEQATFNRWAGFKVVSASAGEVELRMSWREEVGQYNGFLHAGLIGALLDTACGFAASTVSGPVLASQFSVRCIAPAKGGIFVVKGRVVKAGRRQVFAAADLYCQSLESKELTLCANGDAILVPVGIPQ, translated from the coding sequence ATGAGCGATGCCAGTGTGTTGAGCGCTCTGATTGCCGTGAATGAGCAAGCTACTTTCAACCGATGGGCGGGATTCAAGGTAGTAAGCGCCTCAGCTGGCGAAGTAGAGTTGAGGATGTCTTGGCGTGAAGAGGTTGGGCAGTACAATGGATTTCTCCACGCTGGGCTGATCGGCGCTTTGCTCGATACTGCCTGTGGCTTTGCGGCAAGCACGGTGTCCGGTCCAGTACTGGCGTCCCAGTTTTCGGTCAGGTGCATCGCACCAGCCAAGGGGGGGATCTTTGTCGTCAAGGGGCGCGTAGTGAAAGCTGGCAGACGGCAGGTTTTTGCAGCTGCGGATCTGTACTGTCAAAGTCTGGAGTCGAAGGAGCTGACACTCTGCGCAAACGGAGATGCGATTCTAGTCCCGGTTGGAATACCCCAGTGA
- a CDS encoding DUF433 domain-containing protein, with translation MTVDWAVTAAVAGRLPTSWLPTPGGLFNWQPNYFLKATQPCAIAYHHARIRRLVRLGHGFYRFLSIWWPPFSVSTNHAPAQSPCINEPLDTRLNKDQPVRETVVSDPEILGGMPVIRGSRLPIENLLATVDEGVPFETIRDDYPFLTPEMIEHARLYQKSHPRRGCPRKS, from the coding sequence GTGACCGTTGATTGGGCGGTCACGGCTGCTGTTGCAGGTCGCTTGCCTACCTCCTGGCTTCCAACTCCTGGCGGCTTGTTTAACTGGCAGCCAAATTACTTCCTGAAAGCTACACAACCTTGCGCCATTGCCTACCACCACGCCAGAATCCGCCGGCTTGTGCGCCTTGGGCACGGGTTTTATCGTTTTCTTTCGATCTGGTGGCCCCCCTTCTCGGTGTCCACTAACCACGCACCAGCTCAATCGCCTTGCATCAACGAGCCACTGGACACTCGCCTGAATAAAGACCAACCAGTACGCGAAACCGTAGTGTCTGATCCAGAGATTCTCGGTGGAATGCCGGTCATCCGAGGCTCACGACTGCCGATAGAGAACTTACTGGCCACGGTTGATGAGGGAGTGCCGTTCGAAACTATCCGGGACGACTATCCATTCCTCACACCGGAAATGATCGAACATGCCCGTCTATACCAGAAATCCCACCCTCGCAGAGGCTGCCCGCGCAAATCCTAA